TGGATCACAAGACCAAGCAAGAAGCATATGCAGCAGATATTACTTATGGCACCAATAACGAATTTGGTTTTGATTATCTGCGCGACAACATGGTTCAAGATTTGGATCAACGCGTGCAACGTGGCTTAGCTTATGCCATTGTTGACGAAGTTGACTCTATCTTGATTGATGAAGCTCGTACGCCATTAATTATTTCTGGTCAGGCAGATGATCATACTGATCTTTATATCAAGATCAACGCATTACCGGCGCATTTAGAGCGTCAAATTGGCGAAGAAAAAGCCGATGGCACTGGTGTTGAAAAGCCGGGTGATTACTGGGTTGATGAAAAGTCTCAACAGGTTTATTTAACTGAGCAAGGTCACGATAAAGCTGAGCAGATTTTGGTTCAGATTGGGGCATTGAATGATGGCGACTCCCTCTACTCTCCCCAAAATATTACTTTGATGCATCACGTGTATGCAGCATTGCGTGCACATACTTTATACAACCGTGACCAGCAGTATGTAGTTCAGAATAATGAAGTCATCATTGTTGATGAATTTACTGGCCGCTTAATGCAGGGTCGTCGCTGGTCTGATGGTTTGCATCAAGCGGTAGAAGCTAAAGAAGGTGTGCCGATTCAGAATGAGAATCAGACCTTAGCAACAATCACGTTCCAAAATTATTTCCGGATGTATGGCAAGTTGGCCGGTATGACAGGTACTGCTGATACTGAGGCGTATGAGTTTAAGGAAATTTATAACCTTGAAACTGTAGTGATTCCGCCGAATCGGATTAGTCAAAGAAAAGATAAGCAAGATCAGATCTACAAATCCTCTCGCGAGCGTTATGACGCTGTTATCAAAGACATTGAAGATTGCTATGAACGCGGTCAACCAGTATTGGTTGGTACAACTTCAATTGAAAACTCAGAATTAATTGCGGACTTGTTAAATAAGCGCAAGTTACCGCATCAAGTATTGAATGCGAAACAGCATGCGCGCGAAGCGGAAATCATTGCGCAAGCAGGTCGCCCCAAGATGATTACGATCGCCACGAATATGGCTGGTCGTGGTACTGACATTGTTCTCGGCGGTAATGTAGGTAAACAATCCTCCTTAATTGAGGCTGATACAGTCCTTTCTGATTCAGAAAAAGCAGCCAAGATTAAGCAACTGCAAGATGAATGGCAAAGTATTCATGATCAAGTGTTGGCTGCGGGTGGTTTACACATTATTGGTACGGAGCGTCATGAAAGCCGTCGTATCGACAATCAGCTAAGAGGCCGCTCGGGCCGTCAAGGCGATCCAGGATCCTCACGTTTCTACCTCTCTTTAGATGATCCCTTGTTGCGTATCTTTGCTGGTGACCGCTTACGGGCTGTCATGGAGCGCTTAAAGATGCCCGATGGCGAGCCTATTGAGGCGGGTATGGTTACTCGATCTATTGAATCAGCTCAGCGTAAGGTCGAAGGTCGTAACTTTGATATTCGTAAGCAATTGCTTGAGTACGATGACGTAGCCAATGATCAGCGTAAAGAAACTTATCGCCTCAGAAATGAGGTGCTTGAGAGCAAAGACATTGGTGAGTTGATTGCTAACTTGCGCGAAGATGTATTGCGTTCAGTTTGCTCTTTCTATGTACCGCTTGAGTCTATGGAAGAGCAGTGGGATTTACCAGGCATTGAGAATGTTCTCGCAAACGAGTGGGGCCTAACGGTCGATTTGCAGAAATGGGTTGAGGGCGCAGCAAGTATTGATGACTCTGAGATCGTTGAGCGCGTATTAGCTGCTGCCAAAGAGGCTTATGACGCTAAGGTTGACCTATCTGGTCGTGAATCCTTTGCAGGTTTTGAGCGCTCCGTTCTTCTCTATAGCGTAGATACTCATTGGCGTGAGCACTTGGCTGCTTTAGACCATTTGCGTCAAGGTATTCATTTGCGTGGTTATGCTCAAAAAGATCCAAAACAAGAATATCGCCGTGAAGCATTTGAACTTTATGGTGAACTCTTGAATGTTATTAAGAATGATGTTGTAAAGAGCATCATGACGGTACAGATTCGTAGCGCAAGTGAGCTAGACCAAGCATCTGAATCTATGAATGAAGATTTAGCCAAATTGAAAGATCTGCAGTATCAGCATGCAGATGCTGACATGGAAGTTGCCGGCTCCACTGGAGATCGCGGCGCGCTAATTGACATTCAGCCTGCACCAGTTCGTACCGGACCTAAGATCGGCCGTAACGATCCTTGCTCTTGCGGTAGTGGTAAAAAATATAAAAATTGCTGCGGTGCTTTGACTTAACACTTCAACTTTCAATAGTCTTAAATAGATGGCTCAGATTTCTCTGGGCCATTTTTCTTGGTGGAATCCCTAGTCGTTTGAGATGGCGAATAACCCTCACATCTGTCATGATTTGTAAGTGCTAATTCGGCAATATTTTTGATCATTCAATTCCACTAAGGGGGCGTTATGGCGGTATCTTTTACTCTCAACGGTAAGACCGTGAATTTTGATGGGGATCCAGAAACCCCAATCCTGTGGGTCTTACGTGATCATTTAGATGTTACTAGCCCAAAGTATGGCTGTGGCGCCGCTCTTTGTGGAGCCTGCACTGTGCATCTTGAGGGCGCGGCTATTCGTTCTTGCTCTACACCAGTTTCTGCAGCTGCTGGTAAAAAAGTAACTACGCTTGAAGGCTTGTCTGCCAAAGTAGGTAAGGCATTGCAAGATGCTTGGATTGAGTTTGATGTCCCTCAGTGTGGCTACTGTCAAACAGGACAGATGATGTCGGCAGCCGATTTGTTATCCAAGAATAAAAAGCCCAATAGCGATGATATTAAAAATGCAATGAGCGGCAATATTTGTCGTTGCGGAACCTATTCCCGTATTGAAAAAGCAGTTAAACGTGCTGCTGATAAATTGGCTTAAGGGGCTCAATCAAATGAAAAATAATTCTTTAAAGAACCAAAGCCGCCGTCAATTTATTCAACAAAGTGCTACTCTTGGTGGGGCTTTTGTGTTGGGTATGTATTTACCAATTACTAGTGAAGCTGTAACCAGTGGAGGTGAAAAGCCAGCCTTAGCAAATGCCTGGATTCAAATTACGCCTAGTAATCAAATTACTTTAATTTGCGCTCGCTCAGAAATGGGTCAGGACGTTTATACCTCTTTGCCAGCGCTGCTCGCCGAGGAACTCAATTTACCCCTCTCAATGATCAAGGTTGAGATTGCCGGTGTCGCCCCTGTTTATATCAATGCAATGCTGGGCGGACAAATTACTGGCGGCTCAACTTCAGTTCGTGAAGCCTTCGATAAGCTCAGAACCGCTGGAGCGGCTACGCGATCAGTCTTGGTGCAAGCTGCAGCCCAGAAATGGAATGTAGCGGCATCTGACTGCAAGGCCATGAATGGCAAAGTCACTCACTCTAGCGGCAAGTTAGCCACTTATGGTGAATTGGCTGCTGAAGCTGCCAAGTTGCCATTGCCAGAAAAGCCAGCATTAAAGTCGCCGGCCAATTTCATGGTGATTGGCAAAGAGACAATGCGTCGTTTAGATACGCCCGCCAAAGTTTCTGCAAAAGCGGTGTATGGAATAGATGTCAAGATTCCTGGAATGGCAATTGCTTCTTTAGCACAGTGCCCAGTAATCGGCGGAACACCAATTTCTTATGATGCCTCTGCCGCTCTTAAAGTATCTGGTGTTATTAAAGTGGTTCAGATATCTGATGGTGTTGCAGTCTTAGCTAAAGATTTTTATGCAGCACGTAAAGGTAGAGACGCTCTTAAGATCACATGGAATGAAGGACCTAACGCAAACTTAAATAATGCCGTCGTTCGGAAGTCCTTAGAAGAGGGTTTGTCTAAGAAGGGCGCAATCATTAAGACGGTGGGTGATGCATACGCTAGTGTTTCTAATGGAAAATCCCTGAGTGCGCAGTACTTTTTGCCGTATCTAGCCCATTCCACGATGGAGCCGGTCAACTGCTCAGCCGATGTTTCGAATGGTAAGTGCAGAATTGTTGGCCCAATTCAATTCCAGCAGGGTGGCCAGGCGGTTGCAGCTGCTGCAGCTGGTGTTAAGCCAGAAGATGTCAGCATTGAAACCACATTTTTAGGTGGTGGCTTTGGACGTAAATTGGAGCTTGATTTCATTCGCCAGGCAGCTGAAATTTCTAAAGCAGCGGGTATGCCCGTCAAGATGCTTTGGACTAAAGAAGATGACATCACCCATGACTTCTATCGCCCTATGAGTATTCATAAAGTAGATGGTGTTTTAAGTGCTAATGGACAACTGGCAACCATGAAGGCAAAAATGGTTTCTCAATCGGTCACAGCCCGTGCATTCCCTGGGTTTGTGAAGGATGGTTTTGATCCTTTTATGGTCGAGGGTTCAAATAACATTACCTATGACATTCCTAATATGGAGATCACTAACGTTATTACAGACATCGGATTGCGGGTAGGTTATTGGCGTTCCGTAAGTAATGCATTGAATGCATTTGCAATTGAGAGCTTTGTGGATGAAGCGGCAAGCGCTGCTGGAAAAGACCCGGTTGCTTTCCGCTTGGCATCTTTAAGCAAGCACCCAAGAGCAAAACACGTTCTTGAAACTGCTGTGAAGAAGTCAGGCTATAGTGCTGGAAGTAAGCGATTTGGTGTGGCCCAGATGGAATGCTATGACACTTATTCAGCTTGCGTTGTCGAACTAGAGACTGCGACGCCTGATGCCAAAGTAAAAAAGATTACTTTTGTTTCTGACTGCGGAATAACGGTTCACCCTGATCAGGCAAGAGCTCAGCTCACAGGCGGTGTAATTTATGGTTTAAGTGCAGCATTGGGTAATGCCATCACTATCGAAAATGGTCGGGTACAGCAAAGCAACTTTAATAACTACCCTAGCTTGCGTCAAAACCAAGTTCCAGCTATCGAGGTTCACTTAATTCCCAGTCAAGAAAAGCCAGGTGGCTTGGGTGAGGTTGGGGTGCCATTAGTAGCCCCTGCCTTGGCTAATGCGATTGCTGCAGCCACTGGCAAGCGAATTCGAGAATTACCAGTTAAAACCTGATTAAAGCCCTCTGTAAACGATAAAGCGCGCCATTTATTGGCGCGCTTTGTTTTTGAGCCTCATCTACAATTATCAAACTATGACAGTCAACCTACCTCTCCCCCTAAAAGCTGACCTCAAGCCTGTTAAAGGCTTTGAAATGGGCATCGCTGAAGCTGGAATCAAGAAAGCGAATCGCAAAGATTTATTGGTGATGACTCTTGCTCCTGGTTCTCAGGTAGCCGGCGTTTTTACTTT
Above is a genomic segment from Polynucleobacter wuianus containing:
- the secA gene encoding preprotein translocase subunit SecA, whose protein sequence is MVIGLLKTLVGSRNDRLLKQYRKVVAKVGAFEPILQSLDDAALAAKTAEFKSRLAAGESLDDITPEAFAVVREASVRVMKMRHFDAQLMGGLALHQGKIAEMGTGEGKTLTATLPVYLNALTGKGVHVVTVNDYLAQRDAEWMSTLYNFLGMKVGVNLSQMDHKTKQEAYAADITYGTNNEFGFDYLRDNMVQDLDQRVQRGLAYAIVDEVDSILIDEARTPLIISGQADDHTDLYIKINALPAHLERQIGEEKADGTGVEKPGDYWVDEKSQQVYLTEQGHDKAEQILVQIGALNDGDSLYSPQNITLMHHVYAALRAHTLYNRDQQYVVQNNEVIIVDEFTGRLMQGRRWSDGLHQAVEAKEGVPIQNENQTLATITFQNYFRMYGKLAGMTGTADTEAYEFKEIYNLETVVIPPNRISQRKDKQDQIYKSSRERYDAVIKDIEDCYERGQPVLVGTTSIENSELIADLLNKRKLPHQVLNAKQHAREAEIIAQAGRPKMITIATNMAGRGTDIVLGGNVGKQSSLIEADTVLSDSEKAAKIKQLQDEWQSIHDQVLAAGGLHIIGTERHESRRIDNQLRGRSGRQGDPGSSRFYLSLDDPLLRIFAGDRLRAVMERLKMPDGEPIEAGMVTRSIESAQRKVEGRNFDIRKQLLEYDDVANDQRKETYRLRNEVLESKDIGELIANLREDVLRSVCSFYVPLESMEEQWDLPGIENVLANEWGLTVDLQKWVEGAASIDDSEIVERVLAAAKEAYDAKVDLSGRESFAGFERSVLLYSVDTHWREHLAALDHLRQGIHLRGYAQKDPKQEYRREAFELYGELLNVIKNDVVKSIMTVQIRSASELDQASESMNEDLAKLKDLQYQHADADMEVAGSTGDRGALIDIQPAPVRTGPKIGRNDPCSCGSGKKYKNCCGALT
- a CDS encoding (2Fe-2S)-binding protein, whose translation is MAVSFTLNGKTVNFDGDPETPILWVLRDHLDVTSPKYGCGAALCGACTVHLEGAAIRSCSTPVSAAAGKKVTTLEGLSAKVGKALQDAWIEFDVPQCGYCQTGQMMSAADLLSKNKKPNSDDIKNAMSGNICRCGTYSRIEKAVKRAADKLA
- a CDS encoding xanthine dehydrogenase family protein molybdopterin-binding subunit, giving the protein MKNNSLKNQSRRQFIQQSATLGGAFVLGMYLPITSEAVTSGGEKPALANAWIQITPSNQITLICARSEMGQDVYTSLPALLAEELNLPLSMIKVEIAGVAPVYINAMLGGQITGGSTSVREAFDKLRTAGAATRSVLVQAAAQKWNVAASDCKAMNGKVTHSSGKLATYGELAAEAAKLPLPEKPALKSPANFMVIGKETMRRLDTPAKVSAKAVYGIDVKIPGMAIASLAQCPVIGGTPISYDASAALKVSGVIKVVQISDGVAVLAKDFYAARKGRDALKITWNEGPNANLNNAVVRKSLEEGLSKKGAIIKTVGDAYASVSNGKSLSAQYFLPYLAHSTMEPVNCSADVSNGKCRIVGPIQFQQGGQAVAAAAAGVKPEDVSIETTFLGGGFGRKLELDFIRQAAEISKAAGMPVKMLWTKEDDITHDFYRPMSIHKVDGVLSANGQLATMKAKMVSQSVTARAFPGFVKDGFDPFMVEGSNNITYDIPNMEITNVITDIGLRVGYWRSVSNALNAFAIESFVDEAASAAGKDPVAFRLASLSKHPRAKHVLETAVKKSGYSAGSKRFGVAQMECYDTYSACVVELETATPDAKVKKITFVSDCGITVHPDQARAQLTGGVIYGLSAALGNAITIENGRVQQSNFNNYPSLRQNQVPAIEVHLIPSQEKPGGLGEVGVPLVAPALANAIAAATGKRIRELPVKT